Proteins encoded by one window of Streptomyces clavuligerus:
- a CDS encoding acyl-CoA mutase large subunit family protein: MTRRSESGQPIEPVYDQNALTDWDPAGKLGAPGAYPFTRGVYPTMYTGRPWTMRQYAGFGTAAESNARYRRLIEHGTTGLSVAFDLPTQMGHDSDAPLAHGEVGRVGVAIDSIEDMRVLFDGIPLDRVSTSMTINAPAAPLLLLHQLVAEEQGAAPARLTGTVQNDILKEYIARGTYIFPPRPSLRLVADIFRYCRTELPQWNTISISGYHMAEAGATPAQEIAFTLANGVEYVRTALAAGMRVDEFAPRLSFFFVARTTLLEEIAKFRAARRIWARLMREEFGAREPRSLMLRFHTQTAGVQLTAQQPEVNLVRVALQGLGAVLGGTQSLHTNAFDEAIALPTERAARLALRTQQVLAYETDVTATVDPFAGSYAMESLTDGIEGAVLALMERIEERGGAVRAIEEGFQKGEIERSAYRIARETESGERVVVGVNRFTVDEEEPYEPLRVDPGIEARQTERLAALRAGRDGAAVAGALGELRAAARGTANVLPPMKEALRARATVGEVCGALREEWGEYVPDERL; this comes from the coding sequence ATGACACGCCGATCCGAGTCGGGGCAGCCCATCGAACCGGTATACGACCAGAATGCGCTGACGGACTGGGACCCCGCCGGGAAACTGGGCGCACCCGGTGCGTACCCGTTCACCCGCGGCGTGTACCCCACCATGTACACGGGGCGCCCCTGGACCATGCGCCAGTACGCGGGATTCGGCACCGCCGCCGAGTCCAACGCCCGCTATCGGCGGCTGATCGAGCACGGCACCACCGGGCTCTCCGTCGCCTTCGACCTGCCGACCCAGATGGGCCACGACTCCGACGCGCCCCTCGCCCACGGGGAGGTCGGGCGCGTGGGCGTCGCGATCGACTCGATCGAGGACATGCGGGTGCTCTTCGACGGAATTCCGCTGGACCGGGTCTCCACCTCGATGACGATCAACGCCCCGGCGGCGCCGCTGCTCCTGCTCCACCAGCTCGTCGCCGAGGAACAGGGCGCGGCGCCCGCCCGGCTCACCGGGACCGTCCAGAACGACATCCTCAAGGAATACATCGCGCGCGGTACCTATATCTTTCCGCCGCGCCCTTCCCTGCGGCTGGTCGCGGACATCTTCCGTTACTGCCGTACCGAACTCCCCCAGTGGAACACCATCTCGATCTCCGGCTATCACATGGCGGAGGCCGGGGCGACCCCGGCGCAGGAGATCGCGTTCACCCTGGCCAATGGTGTGGAGTACGTACGGACCGCGCTGGCCGCCGGAATGCGGGTGGATGAATTCGCGCCGAGGTTGTCCTTCTTTTTCGTCGCCCGTACCACCCTGCTCGAAGAAATCGCGAAATTCCGGGCGGCCCGCCGTATCTGGGCCCGGCTGATGCGCGAGGAGTTCGGGGCCCGCGAGCCCAGGTCGCTGATGCTGCGCTTCCACACCCAGACGGCGGGGGTGCAGCTCACCGCCCAGCAGCCCGAGGTCAATCTGGTGCGCGTGGCCCTCCAGGGGCTCGGCGCCGTCCTCGGCGGGACGCAGTCGCTGCACACGAACGCGTTCGACGAGGCCATCGCGCTCCCCACCGAGCGCGCCGCCCGGCTCGCGCTGCGGACGCAGCAGGTGCTCGCGTACGAGACGGATGTGACCGCCACCGTCGACCCCTTCGCCGGTTCGTACGCGATGGAGTCGCTGACCGACGGTATCGAGGGCGCGGTGCTGGCCCTGATGGAACGGATCGAGGAGCGGGGCGGCGCGGTGCGCGCCATCGAGGAGGGCTTCCAGAAGGGCGAGATCGAGCGGAGCGCCTACCGGATCGCCCGGGAGACCGAGTCCGGCGAACGGGTCGTCGTGGGCGTCAACCGTTTCACCGTGGACGAGGAGGAGCCGTACGAGCCGCTCCGCGTCGACCCCGGGATCGAGGCCCGGCAGACGGAGCGGCTGGCCGCGCTGCGCGCCGGACGGGACGGCGCGGCCGTCGCCGGGGCGCTCGGGGAACTGCGCGCGGCGGCGCGGGGCACGGCGAACGTCCTGCCCCCGATGAAGGAGGCGCTGCGGGCGCGCGCCACGGTCGGCGAGGTGTGCGGGGCGCTGCGCGAGGAGTGGGGCGAGTATGTGCCCGACGAACGGCTCTGA
- a CDS encoding beta-N-acetylhexosaminidase, with translation MIRHGGRIRSAAGTAVALTAVLSLTLSGCGDGAADGSGESSGTGGVDRASVGSAERSATPGPASPSPSRVYPLSKPPATIPAVRSHTAARGPGWRPAPGAGVALAPGSEELADEARLLARELKLDYRGTAAARGGDVELVLDPDAATGPAPAAPAGAVGPESYTLTTADNRVRVVAPAEAGVFYGTRTLKQAVRSGGAMPEGVVRDGPDRPQRGLMVDTARKFFDGAWIEARLREAADLKINQFGLHFSDDQGFRIESDTHPGIVSRQHLTKAEVRRIVALADSLHITVIPEIDSPGHLGAVLAKYPGLQLKDVTGRAVPGAVDIGNPAAGELVDELLREYAELFPGAYWHLGGDEYQALTRRDPEASFPALAARAREEYGPDGRIKDLATAWVNERAKALRPGGRTLKAWNDGYFRGGETAVDQDIQVEYWTGKEIGARPPVEYLAEGRPVVNLNDEYLYYVLGEPNDFDYPTGRRIYEQWTPLVLRGTEPVPARYSRQILGGRFAVWCDFSRAQTPEQIARGIALPLRATAQKLWDPRTPSRSWQEFRTLAQRLG, from the coding sequence GTGATACGCCATGGTGGGCGAATCCGGTCGGCCGCGGGCACGGCGGTGGCCCTGACGGCCGTCCTCTCCCTGACGCTGAGCGGCTGCGGCGACGGCGCAGCGGACGGGTCGGGGGAGTCCTCGGGGACCGGTGGTGTCGACCGGGCCTCCGTGGGATCGGCAGAACGTTCGGCAACCCCGGGGCCGGCGAGCCCTTCACCCTCTCGGGTGTATCCGCTCTCGAAGCCTCCCGCGACCATCCCCGCCGTGCGGAGCCATACGGCGGCCCGGGGCCCCGGCTGGCGGCCCGCCCCCGGCGCGGGCGTGGCGCTCGCCCCCGGCTCCGAGGAGCTGGCCGACGAGGCGAGGCTGCTCGCCCGGGAGCTGAAGCTCGACTACCGGGGGACCGCCGCCGCCCGCGGGGGCGATGTGGAACTCGTCCTCGATCCGGACGCCGCCACCGGGCCCGCTCCCGCGGCCCCCGCCGGAGCGGTCGGCCCCGAGTCCTACACCCTCACCACCGCGGACAACCGGGTCCGCGTCGTGGCCCCCGCCGAGGCCGGGGTCTTCTACGGCACCCGCACCCTCAAGCAGGCCGTCCGCTCCGGCGGGGCGATGCCCGAGGGCGTCGTGCGCGACGGCCCCGACCGGCCGCAGCGCGGACTGATGGTCGACACCGCGCGGAAGTTCTTCGACGGGGCCTGGATCGAGGCCCGGCTGCGCGAGGCGGCCGACCTCAAGATCAACCAGTTCGGACTGCACTTCTCCGACGACCAGGGCTTCCGGATCGAGTCCGACACCCACCCCGGGATCGTCTCCCGGCAGCATCTGACCAAGGCCGAGGTCCGGCGGATCGTCGCCCTCGCCGACTCGCTCCACATCACCGTGATCCCCGAGATCGACTCGCCGGGCCACCTCGGCGCGGTCCTCGCGAAGTACCCCGGCCTCCAGCTCAAGGACGTGACGGGCCGGGCGGTGCCGGGCGCGGTCGACATCGGGAACCCGGCGGCCGGGGAGCTGGTGGACGAACTGCTGCGGGAGTACGCGGAGCTGTTCCCCGGCGCGTACTGGCATCTCGGCGGGGACGAGTACCAGGCGCTGACCCGGCGGGACCCGGAGGCGTCCTTCCCGGCCCTCGCGGCCCGCGCGCGCGAGGAGTACGGGCCGGACGGCCGGATCAAGGACCTCGCCACCGCGTGGGTCAACGAGCGGGCGAAGGCGCTGCGCCCCGGGGGGCGCACCCTCAAGGCGTGGAACGACGGCTACTTCCGGGGCGGCGAGACCGCTGTCGACCAGGACATCCAGGTCGAGTACTGGACGGGCAAGGAGATCGGCGCCCGCCCTCCGGTGGAGTATCTGGCCGAGGGGCGTCCGGTGGTCAATCTCAACGACGAGTACCTCTATTACGTGCTCGGCGAGCCCAACGACTTCGACTACCCCACCGGACGGCGCATCTACGAGCAGTGGACCCCGCTGGTGCTGCGGGGCACCGAGCCGGTCCCGGCCCGGTACTCGCGGCAGATCCTGGGCGGACGGTTCGCCGTCTGGTGCGACTTCTCCCGGGCGCAGACCCCCGAGCAGATCGCCCGGGGCATCGCGCTGCCGCTGCGGGCGACGGCGCAGAAGCTCTGGGACCCGCGCACACCGTCCCGGAGCTGGCAGGAGTTCCGGACGCTGGCCCAGCGGCTGGGCTGA
- a CDS encoding L,D-transpeptidase family protein encodes MSGAGVRRSVAALAVLTAVTGCTAEAADRPASAHGDGDTGGGAPTAERVPGPRKSTDTAHSPAVRPERRAADAQRTRTTPKEQQAQKARTQRAPERPARSTDTIPAAGQATVVMSRGAQGPRVRELQARLAQIGWFGSAPTGFYGRLTADAVRGFQGKRGLSVTGLTDTTTWRKLRGMTTAPTAEELSGTRKDPVKAAHKPRPRLDPRCLNGRVLCISKTTRSLSWVVDGTVRSTMDVRFGAEYTPTREGVFSVFWKSRHHVSTLYDTPMPYAMFFSGGQAVHYSADFAAQGYNGASHGCVNVRNRSAVAALFAEVRTGDKVVVHW; translated from the coding sequence ATGTCCGGGGCCGGGGTGCGGCGGTCGGTGGCCGCGCTCGCGGTGCTGACGGCGGTCACCGGCTGCACGGCCGAGGCGGCCGACCGGCCGGCCTCCGCGCACGGCGACGGGGACACCGGGGGCGGCGCCCCGACGGCGGAGCGGGTGCCGGGGCCGCGGAAGTCGACGGACACCGCGCACTCCCCGGCCGTACGGCCCGAGCGGAGGGCGGCGGACGCACAGCGGACGCGGACAACGCCGAAGGAACAGCAGGCGCAGAAGGCACGGACGCAAAGGGCGCCGGAGCGCCCGGCGCGGAGCACGGACACGATTCCCGCCGCCGGGCAGGCCACCGTTGTGATGAGCCGGGGCGCGCAGGGCCCCCGGGTCCGTGAACTCCAGGCCCGGCTGGCGCAGATCGGCTGGTTCGGCTCCGCGCCGACCGGGTTCTACGGGCGGCTCACCGCCGACGCCGTCCGGGGCTTCCAGGGCAAGCGCGGTCTGTCCGTCACCGGTCTGACGGACACCACCACCTGGCGCAAGCTGCGCGGCATGACGACGGCGCCGACCGCCGAGGAGCTGTCCGGCACGAGGAAGGACCCGGTCAAGGCGGCACACAAGCCGCGCCCCCGGCTCGATCCCCGCTGTCTCAACGGCCGGGTGCTGTGCATCAGCAAGACCACGCGCTCCCTCTCCTGGGTGGTCGACGGAACGGTCCGCTCCACCATGGATGTGCGGTTCGGCGCGGAGTACACCCCCACCCGCGAGGGCGTCTTCAGCGTCTTCTGGAAGTCGCGGCACCATGTCTCGACGCTGTACGACACCCCGATGCCGTACGCGATGTTCTTCAGCGGCGGCCAAGCGGTGCACTATTCGGCCGATTTCGCCGCCCAGGGGTACAACGGGGCCTCGCACGGCTGTGTCAACGTCCGGAACAGGTCGGCGGTCGCCGCGCTGTTCGCTGAGGTCCGCACCGGCGACAAGGTCGTCGTCCACTGGTGA
- a CDS encoding polysialyltransferase family glycosyltransferase: MTTTPTTQSASAPRSVRTTQICYASSLYGIATLAAAIDSGAFGPADRRLLLVANNATTPETSPAPTDMPGFERLRDRFDGVLSWNEAVAPFHPGGWSPRVDDRPLWHRYLRLLWGLGDDRVELAVESLQVTPALTIAHLFPDAPLDVYADGLMSYGPTRNRIDPLVGERVRRVLHPDLVPGLGPLLLEEFGAAAEVVPSDALVRVFGELADAEPDGTAERTETAETAETAETAETVPGPESATGPAGGPGAGGGAGGALLLGQYLAALGILTPEEEEGLHLRMVRGAVARGHRKLVFKPHPTAPAAWTRALEREAAALGAELAVLDRPVLAEVVFLRLRPALVVGCFSTALLTASAFFGLPVARVGTGPLLDRLTPYENSNRIPLTIVDAVVPELTEDGGTGAEPPYGDLPGLVAAVGFAMQARLRPDLRERAERFLAERAGDGRTARYFKRRRLTALGLPGGVPVPRNAAVREVVRRARRLKRAALR, translated from the coding sequence ATGACCACCACACCCACCACACAGAGCGCATCCGCCCCGCGGAGCGTGCGGACCACCCAGATCTGCTACGCCTCCTCCCTGTACGGGATCGCCACGCTCGCGGCGGCGATCGACAGCGGGGCCTTCGGCCCGGCGGACCGCCGACTGCTGCTGGTCGCCAACAACGCGACGACGCCGGAGACCTCGCCCGCGCCGACGGACATGCCGGGCTTCGAGCGACTGCGGGACCGGTTCGACGGGGTGCTCTCCTGGAACGAGGCCGTCGCCCCGTTCCACCCGGGCGGCTGGAGCCCGCGCGTGGACGACCGGCCGCTGTGGCACCGGTATCTGCGGCTGCTGTGGGGCCTCGGGGACGACCGGGTGGAGCTGGCCGTGGAGTCCCTCCAGGTCACCCCGGCGCTGACGATCGCCCACCTCTTCCCGGACGCCCCGCTGGACGTGTACGCGGACGGGCTGATGAGTTACGGGCCCACCCGGAACAGGATCGACCCCCTGGTGGGCGAACGGGTGCGCCGGGTGCTGCACCCGGATCTCGTCCCGGGGCTCGGGCCGCTGCTCCTGGAGGAGTTCGGGGCGGCGGCCGAGGTGGTGCCGTCGGACGCCCTGGTGAGGGTCTTCGGGGAGTTGGCGGACGCCGAGCCGGACGGGACGGCGGAGCGCACGGAGACGGCAGAGACAGCGGAGACAGCGGAGACAGCGGAGACGGTGCCGGGGCCGGAGTCCGCGACCGGCCCGGCCGGAGGGCCCGGGGCCGGGGGCGGAGCCGGGGGCGCGCTGCTGCTGGGCCAGTATCTGGCGGCCCTCGGCATCCTCACCCCCGAGGAGGAGGAAGGGCTGCATCTGCGGATGGTCCGGGGAGCCGTCGCCCGGGGCCACCGGAAGCTGGTCTTCAAGCCCCATCCGACCGCCCCGGCCGCCTGGACCCGCGCCCTGGAGCGGGAGGCGGCGGCGCTGGGCGCGGAGCTGGCCGTCCTGGACCGGCCGGTCCTCGCCGAGGTGGTGTTCCTGCGGCTGCGGCCCGCGCTGGTGGTGGGCTGTTTCTCCACGGCGCTGCTGACCGCGTCCGCGTTCTTCGGCCTGCCCGTGGCCCGTGTGGGCACCGGGCCGCTGCTCGACCGGCTGACCCCGTACGAGAACAGCAACCGGATTCCGCTGACGATCGTGGACGCGGTGGTCCCGGAGCTGACCGAGGACGGCGGGACCGGCGCCGAGCCTCCGTACGGGGACCTGCCGGGACTGGTCGCGGCGGTGGGTTTCGCCATGCAGGCGCGGCTCCGGCCCGATCTGCGGGAGCGCGCCGAGCGGTTCCTCGCCGAACGGGCCGGGGACGGGCGCACCGCGCGCTACTTCAAACGGCGGCGGCTCACCGCGCTCGGGCTGCCCGGCGGGGTGCCGGTGCCCCGGAACGCGGCGGTCCGGGAGGTCGTCCGCCGGGCGCGCCGCCTCAAGCGGGCGGCGCTGCGCTGA
- a CDS encoding DUF1876 domain-containing protein: protein MATRIREWTVGLQLVEEDGTTTARAVLDTGTATLTGRGAAHCNPQDVDIPQIGEELAAGRAMRDLSGRLMRAADHDLEAVGAGPAPRPVQTPLFGWPPESC, encoded by the coding sequence ATGGCGACACGGATAAGGGAATGGACGGTCGGGCTCCAGCTCGTCGAGGAGGACGGCACGACCACGGCACGGGCGGTGCTCGACACGGGCACGGCGACCCTGACCGGCCGGGGCGCCGCCCACTGCAACCCCCAGGACGTCGACATTCCGCAGATCGGCGAGGAGCTGGCGGCGGGGCGCGCGATGCGGGACCTGTCCGGGCGGCTGATGCGGGCCGCCGATCACGATCTGGAGGCGGTGGGCGCGGGCCCGGCGCCGCGCCCGGTGCAGACGCCGCTGTTCGGGTGGCCGCCGGAGTCCTGCTGA
- a CDS encoding peptidoglycan-binding domain-containing protein has protein sequence MNTRRSTATALSALALVTGLVTGLGTGMAAAGDQEPATVSVPLRPLTADDSGKREKDRGEADLLQPRRAETRRAVRGATGADDRGRAAATDDTGSTDDTGSTEAADSTDSAASTDSAEAATADDRTAARARAGAQARCSVTGSHPNRTAGYSSTSTQIVREGARGNVVREIQCLLDYWGIFPHAIDGVFGPLTKDAVVEAQRRCQIAQDGIVGPNTWYCIR, from the coding sequence ATGAACACACGCAGGAGCACCGCCACGGCCCTCAGCGCCCTCGCGCTGGTCACCGGCCTGGTCACCGGCCTGGGGACCGGGATGGCGGCGGCCGGGGACCAGGAGCCGGCCACCGTGTCCGTACCGCTGCGGCCCCTGACCGCCGACGACTCGGGGAAGCGCGAGAAGGACCGGGGCGAGGCGGACCTGCTCCAGCCGCGCCGGGCCGAGACGCGCCGGGCCGTGAGAGGGGCCACCGGGGCGGACGACCGGGGCCGCGCGGCGGCCACGGACGACACGGGGAGCACGGACGACACGGGGAGCACGGAGGCGGCGGACTCCACGGACTCCGCCGCCTCCACGGACTCCGCGGAGGCGGCGACGGCCGACGACCGAACGGCTGCCAGGGCACGGGCCGGGGCACAGGCCCGGTGCTCGGTCACCGGCTCCCACCCCAACCGGACGGCCGGATACAGCTCGACGAGCACCCAGATCGTGCGCGAGGGGGCCCGGGGGAACGTCGTCCGGGAGATCCAGTGCCTCCTCGACTACTGGGGGATCTTCCCGCACGCCATCGACGGTGTCTTCGGACCGTTGACCAAGGACGCCGTGGTCGAGGCCCAGCGCCGCTGCCAGATCGCCCAGGACGGGATCGTCGGGCCGAACACCTGGTACTGCATCCGCTAG
- a CDS encoding CBS domain-containing protein: MRHRRVADLMTPVAVSVQRGTAFKEIARLLDEYGITAVPVVDEDERPVGVVSEADLLRRQTSRTTAGTAEGLMTSPAIVAEPEWSVVRAARVMEEKRIKRLPVVDGEGRLTGVVSRSDLLRLFLRRDRAIQEEILEDVLTQTLGLPPSALTVDVTDGRVTLSGTVERRGVRPVFVRLCESVEGVVEVVDRLVYPEDDPQEGAPEGVRGDA; this comes from the coding sequence ATGAGGCACCGCAGGGTCGCCGATCTGATGACCCCCGTCGCCGTGAGCGTCCAGCGCGGGACCGCGTTCAAGGAGATCGCGCGACTGCTGGACGAGTACGGCATCACCGCCGTCCCGGTGGTCGACGAGGACGAGCGTCCCGTCGGGGTGGTGTCCGAGGCGGATCTGCTGCGGCGGCAGACCTCCCGGACGACCGCCGGGACCGCCGAGGGGCTGATGACGAGCCCCGCGATCGTCGCCGAGCCGGAGTGGAGCGTGGTGCGGGCGGCACGGGTGATGGAGGAGAAGCGGATCAAGCGGCTTCCGGTGGTCGACGGCGAGGGGCGGCTGACGGGGGTGGTGAGCCGCAGCGATCTGCTCCGGCTCTTCCTCCGCCGGGACCGGGCGATCCAGGAGGAGATCCTGGAGGACGTCCTCACCCAGACCCTGGGACTCCCACCCTCCGCGCTGACGGTGGACGTCACCGACGGCCGGGTGACCCTCAGCGGCACGGTGGAGCGCCGGGGCGTGCGCCCCGTCTTCGTCCGGCTCTGCGAGAGCGTCGAGGGTGTGGTCGAGGTGGTGGACCGGCTGGTGTATCCGGAGGACGACCCTCAGGAGGGCGCCCCGGAGGGCGTTCGCGGCGACGCCTGA
- the sdhC gene encoding succinate dehydrogenase, cytochrome b556 subunit, with the protein MPAGTLYRGREGMWSWVAHRVTGVLIFFFLFVHVLDTALVRVSPEDYDKVVAVYKTPIVALLEYGLVAAVLFHALNGLRVIAVDFWSKGPRYQKQMLWTVMGIWIVLMAGALYPVLGHAAREVFGS; encoded by the coding sequence GTGCCGGCTGGAACGCTGTACCGCGGCCGGGAAGGAATGTGGTCCTGGGTGGCTCATCGAGTCACCGGCGTCCTCATCTTCTTCTTCCTGTTCGTGCATGTGCTGGACACCGCTCTCGTCCGTGTCTCCCCCGAGGACTACGACAAGGTCGTAGCCGTCTACAAGACGCCGATCGTCGCGCTGCTGGAGTACGGCCTCGTCGCCGCCGTCCTCTTCCACGCGCTCAACGGTCTCCGCGTCATCGCCGTGGACTTCTGGTCCAAGGGCCCCCGATACCAGAAGCAGATGCTGTGGACCGTCATGGGCATCTGGATCGTGCTGATGGCGGGCGCTCTCTACCCCGTCCTCGGCCACGCCGCACGCGAAGTCTTCGGGAGCTGA
- a CDS encoding RNA polymerase sigma factor, with the protein MLGDDAELTAAVLAAQHGDESAFRTVYRAVHPRLLGYVRTLVGEPDAEDVTSEAWLQIARDLDGFSGDADRFRGWTARIARNRALDHIRMRGRRPAVGGDETELTGRPAPSDTADEAMEALATGSTMALIARLPQDQAEAVVLRVVVGLDAKSAARTLGKRPGAVRTAAHRGLKKLAELLDAEPPGARGGGEPPVGHGARDRPEYADPAGRAYGADGVGGSDGRRSARVPDAPHDCGADLNGMPPQRVSRPGAGAPAGVTRTGLRTQKDM; encoded by the coding sequence GTGCTGGGGGACGACGCGGAGCTGACGGCCGCGGTGCTCGCGGCGCAGCACGGGGACGAGAGCGCCTTCCGTACTGTGTACCGCGCGGTGCATCCGCGTCTGCTCGGCTATGTGAGGACGCTGGTCGGCGAACCGGACGCGGAGGACGTGACCTCCGAGGCATGGCTCCAGATCGCCCGTGACCTGGACGGCTTCAGCGGGGACGCGGACCGGTTCCGCGGCTGGACCGCGCGGATAGCCCGGAACCGGGCGCTCGATCACATACGGATGCGGGGCCGCCGTCCGGCGGTCGGCGGCGACGAGACCGAACTGACCGGGAGGCCCGCCCCGTCGGACACTGCCGACGAGGCGATGGAGGCCCTGGCCACCGGCAGCACCATGGCGCTCATCGCCCGGCTGCCGCAGGACCAGGCCGAGGCCGTGGTGCTGCGGGTCGTGGTCGGCCTCGACGCCAAGAGCGCCGCCCGCACCCTGGGGAAGCGGCCCGGGGCCGTCCGGACCGCCGCCCACCGAGGGCTGAAGAAGCTGGCCGAGCTGCTGGACGCGGAGCCCCCGGGGGCTCGGGGCGGCGGGGAGCCGCCGGTGGGCCACGGGGCGCGGGACCGGCCCGAGTACGCGGATCCGGCCGGAAGAGCGTACGGTGCGGACGGCGTCGGCGGGAGCGACGGGCGACGCTCCGCACGGGTACCGGACGCCCCCCACGACTGCGGTGCGGACCTGAACGGCATGCCTCCGCAGCGCGTGTCACGGCCCGGCGCCGGCGCACCCGCCGGTGTGACGCGTACAGGGCTGCGGACGCAGAAGGACATGTGA
- the leuE gene encoding leucine efflux protein LeuE — MLGVTDLPTYLAGLVLIILLPGPNSLYVLSVAARRGVRQGYTAAAGVFLGDTVLMVLAAAGAASLLQTNALLFGAVKLLGAGYLTWMAIGMLRAAWAMWRTRREQGSDTGSAAGAESGPGERPFRRALVISLLNPKAILFLLAFFVQFVDPAYPYPALSFLLLGGCLQLGSFLYLSGLIFTGTRLADAFRRRRALSAGATSAAGALFLGFAVKLSLSSA, encoded by the coding sequence ATGCTCGGCGTCACGGATCTTCCCACCTATCTCGCGGGCCTCGTGCTGATCATTCTGCTGCCGGGGCCGAACTCGCTCTACGTCCTCTCGGTCGCCGCCCGCCGGGGTGTGCGGCAGGGGTACACCGCAGCCGCCGGGGTGTTCCTCGGCGACACGGTGCTGATGGTGCTGGCCGCCGCGGGCGCCGCCTCGCTGCTCCAGACCAACGCGCTGCTGTTCGGCGCTGTGAAACTCCTGGGCGCGGGCTATCTGACCTGGATGGCGATCGGCATGCTGCGGGCCGCCTGGGCGATGTGGCGCACCCGGCGCGAGCAGGGGTCCGATACCGGGTCCGCCGCCGGGGCGGAGTCCGGGCCGGGCGAGCGCCCGTTCCGCAGGGCGCTCGTGATCAGCCTGCTCAACCCCAAGGCGATCCTGTTCCTGCTCGCCTTCTTCGTCCAGTTCGTCGATCCGGCGTACCCCTATCCCGCGCTCTCCTTCCTGCTGCTCGGCGGCTGTCTGCAACTGGGGAGCTTCCTCTATCTGAGCGGGCTGATATTCACCGGCACCCGGCTGGCCGACGCCTTCCGCCGCCGCCGGGCGCTGTCGGCGGGGGCGACCTCGGCGGCGGGCGCGCTCTTCCTCGGTTTCGCGGTGAAGCTCTCGCTCAGCAGCGCGTGA
- a CDS encoding glycosyltransferase family 2 protein, with protein MVKLSVIVPFYNVRTYAPDTLRSLRLNARDDFEFLLVDDCSTDETPEILEKAEREIPGARLIRHRENGGLATARNTGLAAARGEHLTFLDGDDWLAPGHFAHLLSALEELGCDFVRTDHVQCTGRGRTVRRVPVGRRGVVLDPREAILPADRPTAVDYPYAWAGMYHRRLLERGLLHFTDGLRTAEDRPWIWRLHRDADSFAVISRLGIFYRRGIPSSLTQIGDVRQLDFLRAFDQILAETAADRDSALLLPKAVRTYCAVIAHHMGSIGKFEPEVARKLRTLSGAALRRMPQDVLDDVLGAMDSERATRLRRLRRRHPLTGGEAAA; from the coding sequence GTGGTCAAGCTCTCCGTCATCGTGCCGTTCTACAACGTACGGACATATGCGCCCGACACCCTGCGAAGTCTTCGGCTCAACGCCCGGGACGACTTTGAATTCCTCTTGGTCGACGACTGTTCGACGGACGAGACGCCGGAGATCCTGGAGAAGGCGGAGCGCGAGATCCCGGGCGCCCGGCTGATCCGGCACCGGGAGAACGGCGGTCTGGCGACCGCGCGCAATACCGGACTGGCGGCGGCGCGCGGCGAGCACCTGACCTTCCTCGACGGGGACGACTGGCTGGCACCAGGCCATTTCGCCCATCTGCTGAGCGCGTTGGAGGAGCTCGGCTGTGACTTCGTGCGCACCGACCACGTCCAGTGCACGGGCCGGGGGCGCACGGTGCGCCGGGTGCCGGTCGGCCGCCGCGGGGTGGTGCTCGACCCGCGGGAGGCGATTCTGCCCGCCGACCGCCCGACCGCCGTCGACTACCCCTACGCGTGGGCCGGAATGTATCACCGCAGACTGTTGGAGAGAGGTCTGCTGCACTTCACCGACGGGCTTCGCACGGCGGAGGACCGACCCTGGATCTGGCGGCTGCACCGGGACGCGGATTCCTTTGCTGTCATCAGCCGTCTCGGTATCTTCTACCGGCGGGGAATCCCTTCCTCACTGACACAGATAGGCGATGTCCGGCAACTCGATTTCCTTCGCGCCTTCGATCAGATATTGGCGGAGACAGCGGCTGATCGGGATTCCGCTCTGCTGCTTCCCAAAGCGGTGCGGACCTATTGCGCGGTGATCGCCCACCATATGGGGTCGATCGGGAAGTTCGAGCCCGAGGTGGCCCGGAAGCTGCGGACGCTCAGCGGGGCGGCGCTGCGCCGGATGCCACAGGACGTGCTGGACGACGTCCTCGGCGCGATGGACTCCGAGCGGGCCACACGGCTGCGCAGGCTGCGCCGCCGCCATCCGCTGACCGGCGGGGAGGCCGCGGCATGA